CCTTTACAGTAACTATAACGCTCAGTGGGGGAGGATGTAACATAAAATAGAAAAGGATAATGAACCATAGGTTCCGGCCTGTGTTCATTAGTCGAGCCGAGGAagggattaaaaaaaagtggttTGAATTGATTCAACAAGTGAATCAATTAGTTGTGGGTATAAACCACAATCAGAAGAAAGACACTGCAATCGACCATTCTGGTGCATTTTATAGAACTTCACTTTCATTGCCTCCACGTTCTCATTCGGGGAAAGTAGGAAGGTGGTACAATTAAAGATGGAAAACCACGATCGTCAGAGTACTAAATGAGGACCAACCACTCTATTGGAGCTAGGGGCCCACGCACAAACAAGAATAGAATGGGTTTGGCACATCTTGAAGAGCTGAGACCAAGGAATACGCTGATGCTACATATGTAGTCGTCGGTGTCTCATAGCAATGGTGGCACATGAGGCTCACGCGACTTAGGTGGTACATGAGAATTACACGCTAGTCAGACAATGGCATTTCTTGGCCCATCTTGTAGATCATCGCCTAAGAAGTGTGGTGGTGTGGCGCACATATGGATTTGATGGCCGGAATGTAGTAGATCAAGTATTTTCCGACCAGGACGAGAAACAAATAggaaaaaaactagaaaaagaaaactagttAACAAAGTGAGAGTGGAGATGGAGTTCTCTTGGGAGAAGCAGCTGCTTCAAAAACGGAGTTCTCTTGGGATTTTAGAGAGAActctttttatatatgtattactTTCTGTGTGGCCTCTGTGTGATAACTCTGGGTAACTTTGATACAAGCATCGCAACCACCTGGGATCAGTAAAGAGGGCGATCACAATCACCTTCCCTCGCAATAGCAACAAAAGGCTAATTCATAATCTATCCAAACAGAGCATCCAATCTATAATAGTTACCAAACTGGCTAATATCTTTTCTAAACCTTACTGATTCCCGGGTCTCACTGTCTCAGGGGGGGTTGGGGGAGAGCCATTTCTTTGTTAATCATAACCAACTAAACGAATCAACTTGCTTTTCTACAAGAATGAGCCTCGTTATGACATATTGTTCTGGATCGTTGGATTGCTTTATTTAAGGAGTGCATATGACTGCATGGTTGGGCCATGGATAAGGTTTTCGTAAAGGTATCCCTGTATGACCCTTTGGGTTCCTTGCACATCAGCCGAGCTTCAAATGAACAATGATAAAAGACGAGTTTAAATGTGaacaaactttctccaaatctGTTTACATACAGATGCAGGGTATTTGTAACAGGggattttgtattttatcaTCTAATCTCCATTTTATGGAGAATAGTCTTGGAACTATATGTTTTCTGCTCTTCTGCCGTGTTATCTACATGTCCTCACAATTTTACTTCAATTTTCTGATGCTCACAGAGTAATTTAGAAGCATCCCGGGATCAGAGTGACAGTGGCTAAAAGAGACGAATTGCTGCTAGGACCAACAACACTACAGTACAAGCCAGTGCCTGCAATGACAACGACAATTTTGCTACTTTAAGATTGAAGCTGCACAAAacgaaaatattttaactccaGCACAGTTTggattggggagagagagagagagagagagtttttacCGCAATTGCTGAGGCTGCCAGTCCTGCTCTCTCCCTGGGATCCCTGCGGTAGTAATTTCCAAAATAGAGAAATGTCGCATAGTACCAAAGAAGTGGGAACAGAAAACCTAAAAGAAATCtgtaacaaaaacataaaaaccatCAGGGAATGCAAAGAGAGAGctcccgggggggggggggggggggggggggggcggggcgGGGAGGAACAAAATATACTTACGAAAACCATCCTATTCCGCAGCCAAAGCATGGAAGGGGTTTGTCATAAATGCCTAGTTGGGTATCTTCTGGATCTCTGATGAGGGTATACTTGCTCCTTTCATAGCCTACCGCATC
The genomic region above belongs to Carya illinoinensis cultivar Pawnee chromosome 4, C.illinoinensisPawnee_v1, whole genome shotgun sequence and contains:
- the LOC122307989 gene encoding uncharacterized protein LOC122307989 isoform X2 translates to MDKKATRNGLELVRSVSDKHSDLLRSSARYFSAVKDAVGYERSKYTLIRDPEDTQLGIYDKPLPCFGCGIGWFSFLLGFLFPLLWYYATFLYFGNYYRRDPRERAGLAASAIAALACTVVLLVLAAIRLF
- the LOC122307989 gene encoding uncharacterized protein LOC122307989 isoform X1: MDKKATRNGLELVRSVSDKHSDLLRSSARYFSAVKGHLSDAVGYERSKYTLIRDPEDTQLGIYDKPLPCFGCGIGWFSFLLGFLFPLLWYYATFLYFGNYYRRDPRERAGLAASAIAALACTVVLLVLAAIRLF
- the LOC122307989 gene encoding uncharacterized protein LOC122307989 isoform X3, with translation MDKKATRNGLELVRSVSDKHSDLLRSSARYFSAVKGHLSDAVGYERSKYTLIRDPEDTQLGIYDKPLPCFGCGIGWFSFLLGFLFPLLWYYATFLYFGNYYRRDPRERAGLAASAIALQS